The Chanodichthys erythropterus isolate Z2021 chromosome 1, ASM2448905v1, whole genome shotgun sequence genome segment AAGTGCATATTGAAATTACTGATATAAATGATAATGCTCCTATAATAAGCGTAATTTCCTTTTCTAACCCAGTGCCGGAGAATTCAGCGCCAGAGACTGTGATAGCAATGCTGAATGTCAAAGATTTAGATTCGGGGAAAAACGGAATAGTTACGTGCTTCATTCCTCAGAATTTACCGTTTAAAATAAAGTCATCAACCCCAAATTTCTATAGTTTAGTCACTGATGAGCTTTTGGATCGGGAGATGATCTCAGAGTATAATATCACAGTAACAGCTATTGATGAGGGCTCGCCATCTTTCTCTACTAATAAAACACTGACTCTGAAAATCTCTGATGTCAATGACAACGCCCCTGTGTTTCAGCGTCAGTCATACACCGCATATGTGATGGAGAATAATTCCCCCGGACTCTCTGTTTTATCTGTGAAAGCGCGTGACAAAGACTCTGGCAATAACGCGCGTATTTCATATTTTCTCGAGGATGTTCTTGTGAATGGCGTCTCTGCCTCGACCTATATTTCAGTGAATGCAGAGAGCGGAGACATTCTTGCTGTTCGTTCTTTTGATTATGAGCAAACAAAAGAATTTAACATTCGCGTAAAAGCGCAGGACGGAGGCTCTCCTCCTCTCAGCAGCAACGTGAGCGTGAAAATCATCATTCAGGACCAGAATGACAACGCGCCTCAGGTTCTGTATCCGGTCCAGTCAGGCGCAAATGTGGTGGCTGAAATAGTGCCTCGTTCGGCAGATGTGGGTTATCTGGTGACTAAAGTGGTGGCTGTTGATGTGGACTCTGGTCAGAATGCCTGGCTCTCATATAAACTGCACAAAGCCACAGACAGGGCGCTGTTTGAAGTGGGCTTACAGAATGGAGAAATAAGAACTGTTCGTCAAGTCACAGATAAAGATGCTGTCAAACAAAGACTCACTGTTGTAGTGGAGGACAACGGGCAGCCCTCTCGATCAGCTACAGTCAATGTTAACGTGGCGGTGGCGGACAGCTTCCCTGAAGTGCTCTCGGAGTTCACTGACTTTACGCACGACAAGGAATACAACGACAACCTGACTTTCTATCTGGTCTTGGCCTTGGCTGTGGTTTCATTTCTCTTTATCGTGTCTATCATTGCCATACTGTCAGTCAAATGCTACAGATGGAGACGCGAGCGCATGTTTTATAAATCTGGAGCGAATCTTCCGGTTATTCCGTATTATCCGCCTCTTTACGCAGACGTAGGCGGCACAGGAACTTTACAGCACGTGTACAATTATGAGGTTTGCAGAACCACTGACTCCAGAAAGAGTGATCTGAAATACGCCAGACCTTGCAGTGAGAGCATCATTAGTCTGGACACCAgtggaacacacacactcacgcatGCGCAGAGGGAAAGACTGAATAATGATGATTCTTTTGATCAGGTGAGCTCGAGTAAATGGTTATGAATATGCCTTTggtgactttttttatttatttttctctttctgaCCTCCTCAGTTTTGTTATATGGCAGCTGTAGTTGAAATGTACTGGTATCATGTTGGTGACTACATTTTTTCACACTTTTTTCATACTAAAACCCTGACTTTTCAATACTTAATAGGAAATTACACACATAGTCTTTAAAATGCAGATTTTTCCAATTGCACTCAGTCAAGTAAGAGGTTTCTGTGTGCGCGCATGTGTGAGTCATAATTAATTGTTCCTGCATTATTTAAAGtttcttttatattttctgtttttgttttgactatttttctttcattatatttttatgtgtttACTTTAAAAGGATCTTTTATTTCTATTTCAGCTGTTTTAACGCTAAATGTATACTACAATGGTCGCAGTTCATATAGTTTTTGTATTTCTCTTCAACAGTATTTTTCAGTGTAATATTTCTCTGATGCACTAAGTGCCGCTGTTGGTCAGTATGTTCCAGCTTTAAACACTCGTTTTTAGATCCTCCTCCACTTTCTGACATCACATTCTGCAGAATATCTCTTTCATTCACACGGTCTCTTCTTAACACTGAAGCGTCGAGACATTCGTTGCCCTGGGTTTTCTGCTGAAGTTAGATTTTTTCAACCTTCTTAAATCTTTTGTTCTTCGTCTTCCCTTCTGTATGGAATAGCAGATTTGGATGATGTCGGTTCTTTGTTGTTTTTACGCCCAAAGAGGCGCATCTTCGACGCGGATTTCATCATGGCTAATGCAGCCTCTCGTGCTCTGCGTCTTTGTCATGGCCGTTGCGCGCGGGCAGGTCCGTTATTCTATTCCAGAGGAGATGACAAAGGGCTCGCTGGTGGGAAATATCGTTCAGGATCTCGGTTTGGATGTTAAGAGGCTGAAATCTGGTCGAGCGCGGATCTTTACGGAGGACAGTCGTGAGTACATCGGTCTGAATGTGGATAAAGGGACGCTGATAGTGAAAGAGAGGATAGATAGAGAGGAGCTGTGCGCCCAAGTGTCTCCCTGCTCCTTACATTTTCAGATCATTCTAGAAAACCCCATGGAGCTGCATAGAATTGATGTGGAAATATTAGACATTAATGATAATGCTCCTACATTTGATAGAAAAGAAATTGATTTTCAAATAAGTGAATCAGCCATTCCTGGAGCTCGATATTCACTGGAAAGCGCTAAAGATCCAGATGTAGGTCTTAATACACTTCAGAGGTATAAACTCAATCCCAGCGATTATTTCACTCTAAAATCGTTATCTCGCCCTGATGGCACTAAATATGTAGAGATGGTGCTGCAAGCTCACTTAGATCGAGAGAAGCAAAGTGAACATAAATTGGTTTTAACCGCATTCGATGGTGGCAGCCCAGCAAAATCTGGCGCTGTTAAGATAAATATTGTTGTTCTTGATGCAAATGACAACGCTCCGTCATTCACTCAATCTGTTTATCGAGTTAGTTTGCCCGAAAACACCCCTTTGGGGTCTCTTATCATAACGGTTTCCGCCACAGATGCAGATGAGggtgcaaacggagatattgaaTATTATTTGTCTCAAAGCAGCCGTAgtgtt includes the following:
- the LOC137023498 gene encoding protocadherin gamma-A11-like produces the protein MSVLCCFYAQRGASSTRISSWLMQPLVLCVFVMAVARGQVRYSIPEEMTKGSLVGNIVQDLGLDVKRLKSGRARIFTEDSREYIGLNVDKGTLIVKERIDREELCAQVSPCSLHFQIILENPMELHRIDVEILDINDHAPSFMNKEITFQISESALSGARYSIDSANDPDVGLNSLQTYKLIPSDHFTVKIPAHLDETKYVEMTLQKTLDRETAEEHKLILTAFDGGTPQKTGTIKINVIVLDANDNAPVFSQSVYRASIPENFSKGSTVLSVSATDGDIGSNGEVMYSFSKSSERLSNLFQIDSSNGKIAINGPLDFEKSKKYELYVEATDKGGLSDTSKVHIEITDINDNAPIISVISFSNPVPENSAPETVIAMLNVKDLDSGKNGIVTCFIPQNLPFKIKSSTPNFYSLVTDELLDREMISEYNITVTAIDEGSPSFSTNKTLTLKISDVNDNAPVFQRQSYTAYVMENNSPGLSVLSVKARDKDSGNNARISYFLEDVLVNGVSASTYISVNAESGDILAVRSFDYEQTKEFNIRVKAQDGGSPPLSSNVSVKIIIQDQNDNAPQVLYPVQSGANVVAEIVPRSADVGYLVTKVVAVDVDSGQNAWLSYKLHKATDRALFEVGLQNGEIRTVRQVTDKDAVKQRLTVVVEDNGQPSRSATVNVNVAVADSFPEVLSEFTDFTHDKEYNDNLTFYLVLALAVVSFLFIVSIIAILSVKCYRWRRERMFYKSGANLPVIPYYPPLYADVGGTGTLQHVYNYEVCRTTDSRKSDLKYARPCSESIISLDTSGTHTLTHAQRERLNNDDSFDQVSSSKWL